In one window of Vulpes vulpes isolate BD-2025 chromosome 1, VulVul3, whole genome shotgun sequence DNA:
- the TREML2 gene encoding trem-like transcript 2 protein → MAPMFLLLLLLWLQSHVSGAPAENVYTKVKHFEGETLSVQCSYKSRKNHVEGRVWCKIRKKKCEPGFTRVWAQGPRYVLQDDTKAKVVKISMAALRRQDSGRYWCMRNSSGTLYPMMGFQLEVSPASTTKRSTPLAHLASILKSGIVVTSGPTPTSGPDAPFTTSMTMFTPDLLTLTRLVSPTASESIKLTSVTDYSFTSTGPSTMGPRRTLGSHTVTVSSSDARASSAGPASISTRAGHLRTGSPTTEVCHTSGALLNKLSPSRHQDSHPTVYLGILIFLLVSVMLIVVYGFWKKRHMGSYRVCNDPTRPWRDPLGRPEPPWKPV, encoded by the exons ATGGCTCCCatgttcctgctgctgctgctgctgtggctcCAGAGCCATGTCTCAG gtgcccctgctgagAACGTGTACACAAAAGTAAAGCACTTTGAAGGGGAGACCTTGTCTGTGCAGTGTTCCTACAAGAGCCGCAAAAACCACGTGGAGGGCAGAGTATGGTGCAAAATCAGGAAGAAGAAGTGTGAGCCTGGATTCACCCGGGTCTGGGCGCAGGGGCCACGCTACGTGCTACAGGATGACACCAAGGCCAAGGTGGTCAAGATCAGCATGGCAGCCCTTAGGCGCCAGGACTCTGGCCGCTACTGGTGCATGCGCAACAGCTCTGGGACCCTGTACCCAATGATGGGCTTCCAGCTGGAAGTGTCTCCAG CCTCTACCACCAAGAGAAGCACTCCTCTTGCACATCTGGCCAGTATCCTCAAGAGTGGAATTGTTGTCACATCGGGCCCAACCCCTACCTCAGGCCCTGATGCCCCATTCACCACCAGCATGACAATGTTCACACCTGATCTCCTCACCTTGACCAGACTCGTGTCCCCCACTGCCTCAGAGTCCATCAAACTGACCTCCGTGACAGACTACAGCTTCACCAGCACTGGCCCTTCTACCATGGGGCCCAGGAGGACCCTGGGGTCCCACACAGTGACTGTGTCTTCCAGCGATGCCAGAGCCTCCTCTGCTGGCCCAGCATCCATATCCACCAGGGCTGGGCACCTGCGCACCGGATCACCCACCACAGAAGTGTGCCACACCAGCGGGGCTCTCCTCAACAAGTTATCCCCTAGCAG GCACCAGGATTCACATCCCACTGTGTACCTGGGGATACTGATCTTCCTCCTAGTGTCTGTGATGTTGATCGTGGTCTATGGGTTCTGGAAGAAGAGACACATGGGAA GCTACAGGGTGTGCAATGATCCCACTAGACCCTGGAGGGACCCACTTGGAAGACCAGAGCCTCCGTGGAAGCCTGTGTGA